From a region of the Polyangium spumosum genome:
- a CDS encoding OmpA family protein — translation MNRTSLGRSVALVAALGASVALAGCSDNRLPPVPVPKAEMKSQLPKWYPEKAWTAKEGQSQIYIEGKIVFETGSATIRKFGESEKVLKTLLAFVNDHPEVTRLRIEGHTDDKGEEDKNAELSARRALAVCNWLVDNGVNHLRLIAVGFGETKPIAPNELEMGRAENRRTEFHVAEVDGKAFLGKDPTAGGMVLDVPSLEERKAEEEARRKPVVATVPTLKWKPTGNEVKKVDKKQISLDPTQKKDGDKK, via the coding sequence ATGAACCGCACCTCGCTTGGAAGGTCCGTGGCGCTCGTCGCTGCTCTGGGGGCGTCCGTCGCCCTCGCTGGTTGCTCGGACAACCGCCTGCCGCCCGTCCCCGTGCCGAAGGCGGAGATGAAGAGCCAGCTACCGAAGTGGTACCCCGAGAAGGCCTGGACCGCGAAGGAAGGCCAGAGCCAGATCTACATCGAGGGCAAGATCGTCTTCGAGACGGGCAGCGCCACCATCCGCAAGTTCGGCGAGAGCGAGAAGGTCCTGAAGACGTTGCTCGCGTTCGTCAACGATCACCCCGAGGTCACGCGCCTGCGCATCGAGGGGCATACGGACGACAAGGGCGAGGAGGACAAGAACGCGGAGCTCTCCGCCCGACGCGCGCTCGCCGTGTGCAACTGGCTCGTCGACAACGGCGTGAACCACCTGCGCCTGATCGCCGTGGGCTTCGGCGAGACGAAGCCGATCGCGCCGAACGAGCTCGAGATGGGCCGCGCGGAGAACCGCCGCACCGAGTTCCACGTCGCCGAGGTCGACGGCAAGGCCTTCCTCGGCAAGGACCCGACCGCCGGCGGCATGGTGCTCGACGTGCCGAGCCTCGAAGAGCGCAAGGCCGAGGAAGAGGCGCGCAGGAAGCCGGTCGTCGCCACCGTGCCGACCTTGAAGTGGAAGCCCACGGGCAACGAAGTGAAGAAGGTCGACAAGAAGCAGATCTCGCTCGACCCGACCCAGAAGAAGGACGGGGACAAGAAGTAG
- the larE gene encoding ATP-dependent sacrificial sulfur transferase LarE, with protein sequence MAETPAIEDKLARLRARLVELGSVLVCYSGGVDSAFVLAAAHAALGPRAIGMTAVSPSLAPGEHDEAIAVARSIGADHRLVSSNEIEDPGYVANNPDRCFHCKSELYRIASQKRAEWGLAAILNGTNVDDLGDYRPGLEAARLAGVVSPLVDLGFTKADVRAGAAAMGLPIWDKPAAACLSSRIPYGTSVTRERLSQIGGFEAALKELGFRQVRVRYHGEIARIELALAELPRAAEPAIRDAIVAAGKQHGFKYVTLDLAGYRVGSHNELLVGKSLRIVN encoded by the coding sequence ATGGCTGAAACACCTGCCATCGAGGACAAGCTCGCTCGCCTGCGGGCGCGGCTCGTCGAGCTCGGCTCGGTCCTCGTCTGTTACTCCGGCGGCGTCGACAGCGCGTTCGTGCTCGCGGCCGCGCACGCCGCGCTCGGGCCTCGGGCCATCGGCATGACGGCCGTCTCGCCGAGCCTCGCGCCGGGCGAGCACGACGAGGCGATCGCGGTCGCTCGCTCGATCGGCGCGGATCATCGCCTCGTCAGCTCGAACGAGATCGAGGACCCCGGCTACGTCGCGAACAACCCGGACCGCTGCTTCCACTGCAAGTCCGAGCTCTACCGCATCGCCTCGCAGAAGAGGGCCGAGTGGGGCCTCGCGGCGATCCTGAACGGGACGAACGTCGACGATCTCGGCGATTACCGCCCGGGGCTCGAGGCGGCGCGGCTCGCCGGGGTCGTGAGCCCGCTCGTCGATCTCGGCTTCACGAAGGCCGACGTGCGCGCGGGCGCGGCCGCGATGGGGCTGCCGATATGGGACAAACCCGCGGCGGCCTGCCTGTCGAGCCGCATCCCCTACGGCACGAGCGTGACGCGCGAGCGGCTCTCGCAGATCGGCGGCTTCGAGGCCGCGCTGAAGGAGCTCGGCTTCCGCCAGGTGCGCGTGCGTTACCACGGCGAGATCGCGCGGATCGAGCTCGCGCTCGCCGAGCTGCCCCGCGCGGCCGAGCCCGCGATCCGCGACGCGATCGTCGCGGCGGGCAAGCAGCACGGGTTCAAGTACGTCACGCTCGATCTCGCCGGCTACCGCGTGGGCAGCCACAACGAGCTCCTCGTCGGCAAGAGCCTGCGTATCGTGAACTGA
- a CDS encoding MBL fold metallo-hydrolase, whose protein sequence is MGRFDHLATQPRRGPAELFRWRVLDPLKGKRIKDPGGFVTPSRAPDADLVRSPAPSLCWIGHASFLLTLGKKNILFDPVLGERIGPMKRLVAPGIPWQDLPPIDIVVITHNHRDHLDPWSIERLGDRPTYVAPLGNTRFLKAAGASAKVVELDWWETTGIGGLEITLVPARHWSMHFPWDRNDALWGGYVIRGPEGSAYHSGDTAYWDTFEEIGRRAGPIDWAMLPIGAYEPRWFMEPQHMGPEEAASAARLLGAKHFVAMHWGTFKLTDEPVGEPPERARAAWQAEGGAEEKLWILDVGETRYLGR, encoded by the coding sequence GTGGGCCGCTTCGATCACCTCGCCACCCAGCCTCGCCGCGGCCCCGCCGAGCTCTTCCGCTGGCGCGTCCTCGATCCGCTGAAGGGCAAAAGAATCAAGGACCCGGGCGGGTTCGTCACGCCGAGCCGCGCTCCCGACGCCGATCTCGTGCGGAGCCCCGCGCCGAGCCTGTGCTGGATCGGGCACGCGAGCTTCCTGCTCACGCTGGGCAAGAAGAACATCCTCTTCGACCCGGTGCTCGGCGAGCGGATCGGCCCGATGAAGCGCCTCGTCGCGCCGGGCATCCCCTGGCAGGATTTGCCGCCGATCGACATCGTCGTGATCACGCACAACCACCGCGATCACCTCGACCCGTGGAGCATCGAGCGGCTCGGCGATCGGCCGACGTACGTGGCGCCGCTCGGCAATACACGATTCCTGAAGGCGGCGGGGGCGTCGGCGAAGGTCGTGGAGCTCGACTGGTGGGAGACGACGGGGATCGGCGGTCTCGAAATCACGCTCGTGCCGGCGCGACACTGGTCGATGCATTTTCCCTGGGATCGGAATGACGCGCTCTGGGGCGGATACGTGATCCGGGGGCCCGAAGGGAGCGCGTATCATTCGGGGGACACCGCGTACTGGGATACGTTCGAGGAGATCGGGCGCCGGGCGGGGCCGATCGACTGGGCGATGTTGCCCATCGGGGCCTACGAGCCGCGCTGGTTCATGGAGCCGCAGCACATGGGGCCCGAGGAGGCCGCGTCGGCCGCGCGATTGCTCGGCGCGAAGCATTTCGTGGCCATGCATTGGGGGACGTTCAAGCTGACGGACGAGCCTGTCGGCGAGCCGCCCGAGCGCGCGCGCGCAGCCTGGCAGGCCGAGGGGGGCGCCGAGGAGAAGCTCTGGATCCTCGACGTCGGCGAGACGCGATACCTCGGTCGTTAA
- a CDS encoding glycoside hydrolase family 16 protein, protein MKSISKALSLGFSSALLLCVLTTPGDARALEFSGYEWDLKDSGSSRVGPGPNTFEASNVSVDAQGRLHMLIRRIGGVWTCSEIIMRESIGYGTYRMVLGTPLDNFHSQSVLGFFTWDDAAEPLYNEMDIEIAEFGNTGNNLFHTVQPTTRSFNLGGSAWSRSEHTFVWSPGRVDFSSVPLGGGGSVVTSRFTTGVPTPRATTFPRINFWLKDGRKPSGVRTQLEVIIDRVEFIPL, encoded by the coding sequence ATGAAGAGTATCTCCAAGGCGCTCTCGCTCGGTTTTTCCTCGGCTCTCCTTCTTTGCGTGCTGACGACCCCGGGAGACGCGCGGGCGCTCGAATTCTCTGGATACGAGTGGGACCTCAAGGACAGCGGCAGCTCGCGGGTCGGCCCCGGCCCCAACACGTTCGAAGCGAGCAACGTCTCCGTCGACGCGCAGGGGCGACTTCACATGTTGATCCGCCGCATCGGCGGCGTCTGGACCTGCTCCGAGATCATCATGCGTGAATCCATCGGATATGGCACGTACAGGATGGTCCTCGGGACCCCGCTCGACAATTTCCACTCGCAATCGGTGCTCGGCTTCTTCACGTGGGACGACGCCGCCGAGCCGCTCTACAACGAGATGGATATCGAGATCGCCGAGTTCGGGAACACCGGCAACAACCTGTTCCACACGGTGCAGCCGACCACCCGCTCCTTCAACCTGGGGGGCAGCGCCTGGTCCCGGAGCGAGCACACGTTCGTCTGGTCGCCGGGCAGGGTGGATTTCTCGAGTGTCCCCCTCGGCGGCGGCGGGAGCGTGGTCACCTCGCGCTTCACCACGGGCGTGCCGACGCCGCGGGCGACGACGTTCCCGCGTATCAATTTCTGGCTCAAGGACGGCCGGAAGCCGAGCGGGGTGCGGACGCAGCTCGAGGTCATCATCGACCGCGTCGAGTTCATCCCGCTTTGA
- a CDS encoding FG-GAP repeat domain-containing protein: MRCSSRAALLGALVVLAGGSASGRAGADTWPIARHDAARTGASAGHVPVVEPVVTWRVYMGGRPTGRITRFGLANPQTFVVAVGGRFVARHAVSQVTLWKSEILGVGSVEAFADLDGDGQREVVVRTETRVHVLDGGTGVVRWSSPLGEFRAPAAARVVDLDGNGLSDVYIDECTSCATPGAMAAGAFSFAAGLGAPSVLWKRPANTSPPPSHSGTDTLVDLDGDGLPEVVLTSPAEIVILRGDDGQTITTLGAPGASDKPFSQAYALAAEIDGSPGKELVIVQPHGQVAAKVGPPGITVFDFDPQSKTGSLLFQRKAAGYDAEMVALADVAADLDGDGVDELVFSHHASGAPTFTTEILKGAAGATVATLPGARFEGAADLGLAAGAELVVATAEGLSVHHFDGNTLVALAGPIPEVRAHLMPDPARAQRGPLAQRLAVLPRPGQPSALLVGRPKSELPYDILEDPHTFRDIQAYTLDAAGPKKAGEHVPLVGDITGVFTADFSTRPYPQVAVGTTAGMVVALSQALKGTNGVVFWGGKATGSLVGGGLQPSGGAQGGPLVGGDDAGPFVVLPGSPLGLFVGETRFASLVVPPLPRFVQPGMHAASILDLGSLGTAVVGVEGNNLVARRSQNGAPLGAVDLGPGAPHGTPLPLRVAGQAAPRVGLDWRTSGVQIVQSAVDFGTGSLVWQGNPLPFGGFFGSSVGDLDGDGTDAWYSMNDGLNTRDAASGAVQTTPGDGMWYSLPMLASFQGGPGPELLLQAGASSPRLLQADLGIAWQSESPEQVNGMAGARVVCGDAPRFVTPAVLSPTLRAFDGATGALLGARALAGGGTFPSADAAIAAGERPGVLSNATSVASLGAGGPAILAGSTDGYLYALDACTLDLRWSKFLGGSVAEPVVGDTDGDGADEILVGVADGYVHHIDVPGCASPPWISFGETDDGPPDAPHVIKPGEPVTITFAKVSEAVSYEYALVGPDEQPLWSPAYRPAPGSSASIDLTGILAARPYRVAVRAIGPNGASPDVFSRPLVVADANGPTLGAAATAVGAALHLSLEAKDDLALDHWIVRMSEAGAANDEALVVGEGLFDGPAGKAELDVAAPPELHGEDVVLHISVLDSGGNLALASLVVSLDDEGRPTHIDPPVILPPGAAATPSGPTTFGGCGASGHAPGASALVVALGLGLGGLFRRARRRSSGPR; encoded by the coding sequence ATGCGCTGCTCGTCTCGTGCTGCTTTGCTCGGCGCGCTGGTGGTCCTCGCGGGGGGCTCCGCATCCGGCCGCGCCGGCGCCGACACCTGGCCGATCGCGCGCCATGACGCCGCGCGCACCGGCGCCTCGGCGGGCCACGTGCCCGTCGTCGAGCCCGTCGTCACCTGGCGCGTGTACATGGGCGGGCGCCCGACGGGCCGCATCACACGGTTTGGCCTGGCGAACCCCCAGACCTTCGTCGTGGCCGTCGGCGGCAGGTTCGTCGCCAGGCACGCCGTGTCGCAGGTGACGCTCTGGAAGAGCGAGATCCTCGGCGTCGGCTCGGTCGAGGCGTTCGCCGATCTCGACGGCGACGGCCAGCGCGAGGTCGTGGTCCGCACCGAGACGCGCGTGCACGTCCTCGACGGCGGGACCGGCGTGGTCCGCTGGAGCTCGCCGCTCGGCGAGTTCCGCGCGCCCGCGGCCGCCCGCGTGGTCGACCTCGACGGCAATGGTTTGTCCGACGTCTACATCGACGAATGCACGAGCTGCGCGACGCCCGGCGCCATGGCGGCCGGCGCCTTCTCCTTCGCGGCCGGCCTCGGCGCGCCGAGCGTGCTGTGGAAGCGCCCGGCGAACACATCGCCGCCGCCCTCCCACAGCGGCACCGATACCCTCGTCGACCTCGACGGCGACGGCCTGCCCGAGGTCGTGCTCACCTCGCCGGCCGAGATCGTGATCCTCCGCGGCGACGATGGCCAGACGATCACGACGCTCGGCGCGCCCGGCGCTTCGGACAAACCTTTCTCGCAGGCTTACGCGCTCGCGGCCGAGATCGACGGCTCACCCGGCAAAGAGCTCGTCATCGTGCAGCCGCACGGCCAGGTCGCGGCGAAGGTCGGCCCGCCCGGGATCACGGTGTTCGACTTCGATCCGCAGTCGAAGACCGGATCGCTGCTCTTCCAGCGCAAGGCGGCCGGTTATGACGCCGAAATGGTCGCGCTCGCCGACGTGGCCGCGGATCTCGACGGCGACGGCGTGGACGAGCTCGTCTTTTCGCACCACGCGTCCGGCGCGCCCACGTTCACCACGGAGATCCTGAAGGGCGCGGCGGGCGCGACCGTCGCCACGCTCCCGGGCGCGCGCTTCGAGGGCGCGGCCGATCTCGGCCTCGCCGCCGGGGCGGAGCTCGTCGTCGCGACGGCCGAGGGGCTCTCCGTCCACCATTTCGACGGCAATACCCTCGTGGCCCTGGCCGGCCCCATCCCCGAGGTGCGCGCCCATTTGATGCCCGACCCGGCGCGCGCGCAGCGGGGCCCGCTCGCGCAGCGCCTCGCCGTGCTCCCGCGGCCTGGACAACCCTCGGCCCTCCTCGTCGGGAGGCCGAAATCCGAGCTGCCCTACGATATCCTCGAGGACCCCCACACCTTCCGGGACATCCAGGCGTACACCCTCGACGCCGCCGGGCCGAAGAAGGCCGGGGAGCACGTCCCGCTCGTCGGTGATATCACCGGTGTTTTCACGGCCGATTTCTCCACGCGGCCCTATCCCCAGGTCGCCGTGGGCACGACCGCGGGCATGGTCGTCGCGCTCTCGCAGGCCTTGAAAGGGACGAACGGCGTCGTGTTCTGGGGCGGCAAGGCGACGGGTTCGCTCGTCGGTGGTGGCCTTCAGCCGAGCGGGGGCGCGCAGGGCGGGCCGCTCGTCGGCGGCGACGACGCCGGGCCCTTCGTGGTCCTGCCGGGCTCGCCGCTCGGCCTCTTCGTCGGGGAGACACGCTTCGCCTCGCTCGTCGTCCCGCCGCTGCCGCGTTTCGTGCAGCCGGGCATGCACGCGGCGAGTATCCTCGACCTCGGCTCGCTGGGGACGGCCGTCGTCGGCGTCGAAGGAAACAACCTCGTGGCGCGCCGCTCGCAGAATGGCGCCCCCCTCGGCGCCGTCGACCTCGGCCCCGGCGCCCCCCACGGCACGCCGCTGCCGCTGCGCGTGGCGGGCCAGGCGGCCCCGCGCGTCGGCCTCGACTGGCGGACCTCGGGCGTGCAGATCGTCCAGTCCGCGGTCGATTTCGGCACCGGCAGCCTCGTTTGGCAGGGCAATCCATTGCCCTTCGGCGGCTTCTTCGGCTCGAGCGTCGGTGATCTCGACGGCGACGGGACGGACGCGTGGTATTCGATGAACGACGGCCTGAACACGCGTGACGCGGCGAGCGGCGCCGTCCAGACGACGCCCGGCGATGGCATGTGGTATTCGCTCCCCATGCTCGCCTCGTTCCAGGGCGGGCCCGGGCCCGAGCTCCTGCTCCAGGCGGGCGCGTCCTCGCCGCGGCTCCTCCAGGCCGACCTCGGCATTGCGTGGCAATCGGAGAGCCCCGAGCAGGTCAATGGAATGGCCGGCGCCCGCGTGGTCTGCGGCGACGCGCCCCGCTTCGTCACCCCGGCCGTCCTCTCCCCCACGCTGCGCGCCTTCGACGGCGCGACCGGCGCGCTGCTCGGCGCGCGCGCGCTCGCCGGCGGGGGCACCTTCCCCTCCGCGGACGCGGCGATCGCCGCGGGAGAGCGCCCGGGTGTGCTCTCGAATGCGACCTCCGTCGCCTCGCTCGGCGCGGGCGGCCCGGCCATCCTCGCCGGATCCACGGATGGATACCTCTATGCCCTCGACGCCTGCACCCTCGATTTGCGCTGGTCGAAGTTCCTCGGCGGCTCGGTCGCCGAGCCCGTCGTGGGCGACACCGACGGCGACGGCGCGGACGAGATCCTCGTCGGCGTCGCGGACGGCTACGTCCACCACATCGACGTGCCCGGCTGCGCGTCGCCGCCCTGGATCTCGTTTGGCGAGACAGACGACGGCCCGCCGGACGCCCCGCACGTGATCAAGCCCGGGGAGCCGGTCACGATCACGTTCGCGAAGGTCTCCGAGGCCGTGAGTTACGAATACGCCCTCGTCGGCCCGGACGAACAGCCCCTCTGGTCCCCGGCCTACAGGCCCGCTCCGGGGAGCTCGGCTTCGATCGACCTCACGGGGATCCTCGCCGCGCGCCCGTACCGCGTGGCCGTGCGCGCGATCGGCCCGAACGGCGCGAGCCCCGACGTCTTCAGCCGTCCCCTCGTGGTCGCGGACGCGAATGGGCCCACGCTCGGGGCCGCGGCGACGGCCGTGGGCGCGGCCCTGCACCTCTCTCTCGAAGCGAAGGACGACCTCGCGCTCGACCATTGGATCGTCCGGATGTCCGAGGCAGGCGCGGCGAACGACGAGGCGCTCGTCGTCGGCGAAGGCCTCTTCGACGGCCCCGCGGGCAAGGCCGAGCTCGACGTCGCGGCGCCCCCCGAGCTTCATGGCGAGGACGTCGTCCTTCATATCTCGGTGCTCGACTCGGGCGGAAACCTCGCGCTCGCCTCGCTCGTGGTTTCCCTCGATGACGAAGGTCGCCCCACGCATATCGATCCGCCCGTGATTTTGCCTCCCGGCGCCGCGGCCACGCCGTCCGGCCCCACCACATTCGGCGGCTGCGGCGCCTCGGGCCACGCGCCCGGCGCGTCCGCCCTCGTGGTGGCGCTCGGGCTCGGCCTAGGCGGCCTCTTCCGTCGCGCGCGCCGGCGCTCGAGCGGGCCCCGCTGA
- a CDS encoding DNA polymerase III subunit delta', whose protein sequence is MPFSRILGQDEAIRTLVRALESGRVHHAYRFEGPDGVGKEMVAFALAQALVCTGGDTLGCGRCDACQRAVTLSTERPEVPKHPDVILVERGLYPPATLDKKNEEVQGISIEQIRRIVLPHAAYPPHEGRARIFIIRRAEEITVAAANALLKTLEEPRQGTHFVLLTSRPDRMLDTIRSRTLKLRFGPLSDEVLHEILQAKGTPAGKQDLAIELAAGSAGAALELADAERTAARDEFVASMLAAVAAPDLGPAVALAEALDTKDKEKLRDDLRALGAALARSARGRVAADPRAAVIDARRYESVLRVLGYLERNASPNLSIIQLVSEMREAVP, encoded by the coding sequence GTGCCGTTTTCGCGCATCCTCGGCCAGGACGAGGCCATCCGGACGCTCGTGCGGGCCCTCGAGAGCGGGCGCGTCCACCACGCCTACCGCTTCGAGGGGCCCGACGGCGTGGGCAAGGAGATGGTCGCCTTCGCGCTGGCGCAGGCGCTCGTGTGCACGGGCGGCGACACGCTCGGCTGCGGCCGCTGCGACGCCTGCCAGCGCGCGGTGACGCTCTCGACCGAGCGCCCCGAGGTGCCGAAGCACCCGGACGTGATCCTCGTCGAGCGCGGGCTCTACCCGCCGGCGACGCTCGACAAGAAGAATGAGGAGGTCCAAGGGATCTCGATCGAGCAGATCCGGCGCATCGTGCTCCCCCACGCGGCCTACCCGCCCCACGAGGGACGCGCGCGGATCTTCATCATCCGCAGGGCCGAGGAGATCACGGTCGCGGCCGCGAACGCGCTCCTGAAGACGCTCGAGGAGCCGCGGCAAGGGACACACTTCGTGCTGCTCACGTCGCGGCCCGATCGCATGCTCGACACGATCCGCTCCCGCACGCTGAAGCTGCGCTTCGGGCCCCTCTCGGACGAGGTGCTGCACGAGATCCTCCAGGCGAAGGGGACGCCGGCGGGGAAGCAGGACCTCGCGATCGAGCTCGCCGCAGGCAGCGCAGGAGCGGCGCTCGAGCTCGCGGACGCGGAGCGCACGGCCGCGCGCGACGAGTTCGTCGCGTCGATGCTCGCGGCCGTGGCGGCGCCGGATCTCGGGCCGGCGGTGGCGCTCGCGGAGGCGCTCGACACGAAGGACAAGGAGAAACTGCGCGACGATCTGCGCGCCCTCGGCGCGGCGCTCGCCCGCTCGGCGCGCGGCCGCGTGGCCGCCGATCCACGCGCGGCCGTGATCGACGCCCGACGTTACGAGTCCGTGCTGCGCGTGCTCGGGTACCTCGAGCGCAACGCGAGCCCGAACCTGTCGATCATCCAGCTCGTCTCGGAGATGCGCGAGGCCGTCCCCTGA